One part of the Sorangiineae bacterium MSr11954 genome encodes these proteins:
- a CDS encoding tyrosine-protein phosphatase, with protein MVRRFSKFSRFAANALVPLVSLASLGSLVSATNGCSNTTNAPASAPAPLVSVQAEKDAQGNYTLSWDPVAADATVEVTAGTSPDAIDHGRVLARAAASARKVTVSGLDAGKRWYFEVGPSGGASTVVGERHVRLTGASNYRDLGGYIAADGRAVRWGAAFRSDHLGKIDARDVDYLTGMGVKLAFDFRTDKEVQKSPDTIADGARIAYERGAIVLPIDPKAILESGTVIDEPFLTKVYTDIIDTNAAVFAKLFRQLGETGTRSMVFHCTGGKDRAGIASALLLAFLGVSDDTITRDYALSDTYNAQSVKAQEDAMRAQGQDPAKLGVALKSPPGVVQGMLDHVRSKYGSVDAYLKSGGLDDLALAKVRAALLTEAHPTR; from the coding sequence ATGGTTCGACGATTCTCGAAGTTTTCGCGGTTTGCTGCAAATGCCCTGGTGCCGCTGGTCTCGCTCGCATCGCTTGGATCGCTTGTATCGGCCACCAACGGTTGCTCGAACACCACCAACGCCCCCGCATCGGCGCCCGCTCCCCTCGTCTCCGTTCAGGCCGAAAAGGACGCGCAAGGCAATTACACGCTGTCTTGGGATCCCGTCGCGGCCGACGCCACCGTCGAGGTGACGGCGGGGACCTCGCCCGATGCCATCGATCACGGCCGAGTCCTCGCGCGCGCGGCCGCCAGCGCCCGCAAGGTGACGGTGTCGGGGCTCGACGCGGGTAAGCGGTGGTACTTCGAAGTAGGGCCCAGCGGTGGGGCGAGCACCGTGGTGGGCGAGCGCCATGTGCGGCTCACGGGTGCGAGCAATTACCGCGATCTCGGAGGCTACATCGCCGCCGATGGGCGCGCGGTGCGATGGGGCGCCGCGTTTCGATCGGATCACCTGGGGAAGATCGACGCGCGCGACGTCGATTACCTCACCGGCATGGGGGTGAAGCTCGCGTTCGACTTCCGCACGGACAAAGAGGTGCAAAAGTCCCCCGACACGATCGCCGACGGCGCGCGGATCGCGTACGAGCGCGGCGCCATCGTTCTGCCCATCGACCCCAAGGCCATCCTCGAGTCGGGGACGGTCATCGACGAGCCCTTTCTGACCAAGGTGTACACGGATATCATCGACACCAACGCCGCCGTCTTCGCCAAGCTCTTTCGCCAATTGGGCGAAACCGGCACCCGCAGCATGGTCTTTCACTGCACCGGCGGCAAAGACCGCGCGGGCATCGCGTCGGCGCTGCTCCTCGCCTTCCTAGGCGTCTCCGACGACACCATCACCCGCGATTATGCGCTCAGCGATACGTACAACGCCCAATCCGTCAAAGCGCAAGAAGATGCCATGCGCGCGCAAGGGCAAGATCCCGCCAAGTTGGGTGTGGCCCTGAAGTCCCCGCCCGGGGTGGTTCAGGGCATGCTCGACCACGTGCGATCCAAATATGGATCGGTCGACGCCTACCTGAAGTCCGGAGGGCTCGACGACCTAGCCCTCGCCAAGGTGCGCGCGGCCCTCCTGACCGAAGCGCACCCCACGCGCTGA
- a CDS encoding AraC family transcriptional regulator: MSLPAIAARAMLEGLELVGLDAEAIRAAAGIADRDLAIPGAHLTDEHFARMWKHAMTLCGRDSLAVEVAQRLPMGSFGIFDYLVASAGTVGEALEALRASFGLVAEGVSLEIDRSHRGCVWVRIHNVPLFEGHEWSDELTLAITLSRLQALAEAPWRAAHVHLARAEVASAARWEQLWGTKVRFGSRASAVCLAEGACAIRLKTADPRLQQALRDVARDHLTSQPSFLLVARTALLRLLRHARATEARLSRELSVSTRSLQRRLRESGTSYRALLDDVRHDEALRLLASREPLARIARTLGFQEQASFTRAFRRWTGRAPSAWLRDTRTAD; encoded by the coding sequence ATGTCGCTCCCGGCGATCGCGGCGCGCGCCATGCTCGAGGGCCTTGAGTTGGTGGGCCTGGACGCGGAGGCCATCCGCGCCGCCGCCGGCATCGCCGACCGCGATCTGGCGATCCCCGGCGCGCACCTCACCGACGAGCACTTCGCGCGCATGTGGAAGCACGCCATGACCCTCTGCGGGCGCGACTCGCTGGCGGTCGAAGTTGCCCAGCGGCTGCCCATGGGATCGTTCGGCATCTTCGATTACCTGGTCGCCTCGGCCGGCACCGTGGGCGAGGCGCTCGAAGCGCTGCGCGCGAGCTTCGGACTGGTCGCCGAGGGCGTCTCCCTGGAGATCGACCGGAGCCATCGCGGATGCGTGTGGGTCCGCATCCACAATGTGCCCCTCTTCGAGGGCCACGAATGGAGCGACGAGCTCACCCTCGCCATCACGCTCTCGCGGCTGCAGGCGCTCGCCGAAGCCCCTTGGCGCGCCGCGCACGTGCACCTCGCGCGCGCCGAGGTGGCGAGCGCGGCGCGCTGGGAGCAGCTATGGGGTACGAAGGTCCGCTTTGGGAGCCGCGCGTCGGCGGTGTGCCTCGCCGAGGGAGCTTGCGCCATTCGCTTGAAGACGGCCGATCCCCGCCTGCAGCAAGCCTTGCGCGACGTGGCGCGCGATCATCTCACCTCGCAACCGTCGTTTCTCCTCGTGGCGCGCACCGCGCTCCTCCGCCTGCTCCGACATGCGAGGGCCACGGAGGCGCGACTCTCGCGCGAGCTCTCCGTATCGACTCGCTCGCTGCAGCGCCGCTTGCGTGAATCGGGCACGAGCTACCGCGCGCTGCTCGACGACGTGCGCCACGACGAGGCGCTGCGCCTCCTCGCATCCCGCGAGCCGCTCGCCCGCATCGCACGAACCTTGGGGTTCCAGGAGCAAGCCTCGTTCACCCGCGCCTTTCGGCGATGGACCGGGCGCGCGCCGAGCGCATGGCTGCGAGACACCCGAACCGCGGACTGA
- a CDS encoding SCP2 sterol-binding domain-containing protein: protein MLPNFVPAGTSVESFFEQVLPDAHRALVPADASAGELAVGVHIEGAPLGSGYFCAIRGREISVKQMRDEESAHLWLTVDAPGLAFFLDDLGGERRFAPSFVPAQGVKLITDPRILKRLVQASGTIELRLLDLEIGRKIEPVGLRVSAAGGKKHGLKTSAADAEIETKVSVFEKLLAGKLAPDEAIADSHVAVRGKKLVAMQFAFALAPFFPKP, encoded by the coding sequence ATGCTACCTAACTTTGTCCCTGCCGGCACGAGCGTCGAGTCGTTCTTCGAACAAGTTTTGCCCGACGCCCACCGCGCGCTCGTCCCGGCGGACGCGAGCGCAGGCGAGCTCGCCGTGGGCGTGCACATCGAGGGCGCGCCCCTCGGCTCCGGGTATTTCTGCGCGATCCGCGGTCGCGAAATCTCCGTGAAACAAATGCGCGACGAGGAGAGCGCGCATCTGTGGCTCACGGTCGACGCGCCCGGGTTGGCGTTTTTTCTGGACGACTTGGGCGGCGAACGGCGGTTCGCGCCCAGCTTCGTCCCCGCGCAAGGGGTGAAGCTCATCACCGATCCGCGCATCCTCAAGCGGCTCGTGCAAGCGAGCGGGACGATCGAGCTGCGCCTGCTCGATCTGGAGATCGGGCGCAAGATCGAGCCCGTGGGGCTGCGGGTGTCGGCCGCCGGCGGGAAGAAGCACGGCCTGAAGACGAGCGCGGCCGATGCCGAGATCGAGACCAAGGTGAGCGTCTTCGAGAAGCTGCTCGCGGGAAAGCTCGCCCCCGACGAGGCCATCGCCGATTCGCACGTGGCGGTGCGGGGCAAGAAGCTGGTGGCCATGCAGTTCGCGTTCGCGCTCGCGCCGTTCTTCCCGAAGCCCTGA
- the fmt gene encoding methionyl-tRNA formyltransferase: protein MTRAIFFGTPGFSVPCLEALTSVATVVGVVCQPDRPVGRGLTLTPPPVKARALELGIPVVQPTKLKTGAFGAWVRAQAVDVALVVAYGRILPSDVLAGPRLGCLNVHASILPKFRGAAPISRAIMAGETETGITLMQLDEGMDTGNMITSFPTTIGENETAGELADRLAQMGADAIRSCFARYIRGDFLPQKQDDSRATLAPPLRKEEGKIDFTLPAKRVHDHVRGVNPWPGAFTKLRDGEGGKTVKIHATRVSPASREGAPPGTVILADKTHVVVACGEGAVELVTVQLEGRKAVRATDWFLGRGVAENDVLG, encoded by the coding sequence GTGACCCGCGCCATCTTTTTTGGAACACCTGGTTTCTCGGTCCCCTGCCTGGAAGCGCTCACGTCGGTCGCGACCGTGGTGGGCGTGGTCTGCCAGCCCGATCGCCCCGTGGGCCGCGGGCTCACCCTCACGCCGCCGCCGGTCAAGGCGCGCGCCTTGGAGCTCGGCATCCCGGTGGTGCAGCCGACCAAGCTCAAGACGGGCGCCTTCGGCGCGTGGGTGCGCGCGCAAGCGGTGGACGTGGCGCTGGTCGTCGCCTACGGCCGCATCTTACCCTCCGACGTGCTCGCGGGGCCGCGTCTGGGGTGCTTGAACGTCCACGCGTCGATCCTGCCCAAGTTCCGCGGCGCGGCCCCCATTTCGCGCGCCATCATGGCGGGTGAAACGGAGACCGGCATCACCCTCATGCAATTGGACGAGGGCATGGACACCGGCAACATGATCACGAGCTTTCCGACCACCATCGGCGAGAACGAGACCGCCGGCGAGCTCGCCGACCGCCTCGCCCAAATGGGCGCCGACGCCATTCGTTCGTGCTTCGCGCGCTACATCCGCGGCGACTTTCTACCCCAGAAACAAGACGATTCGCGCGCGACCCTCGCGCCCCCTCTGCGAAAAGAAGAGGGCAAAATCGACTTCACCCTCCCCGCCAAACGCGTCCACGATCACGTACGCGGCGTCAATCCATGGCCGGGGGCCTTCACCAAGCTGCGCGACGGAGAAGGCGGCAAGACCGTGAAGATCCACGCCACGCGCGTCTCCCCCGCGTCCCGCGAAGGCGCACCGCCCGGCACCGTCATTCTGGCCGACAAGACACACGTCGTGGTGGCCTGCGGCGAGGGCGCCGTGGAGCTGGTCACCGTGCAGCTCGAGGGCCGCAAAGCGGTGCGCGCCACCGACTGGTTCCTCGGCCGCGGGGTCGCGGAGAACGACGTGCTCGGATAA
- a CDS encoding RNA ligase family protein, producing MSSKYPRSFHLPWSPGGTSDDKRLRDVSGLLGVPVVVTEKCDGSNLTYTRQNVFSRSHAGPPSHKSFDLAKATHARLRHLISEGTSIFCEYCYAVHSIPYEALPDYSLVFGVRDDEGERWWEWDRVAAQAADLGLPTVPVLFRGVLAKERDLQELTEELSAEPSVFGGTREGIVVRRAASFSSAEFSKSLAKWVRKDHVTTDEHWMHQNITPQRLRAGPGGSA from the coding sequence GTGTCGTCCAAGTATCCGCGCTCGTTTCATCTGCCATGGTCGCCGGGGGGCACGTCGGACGACAAGCGTCTGCGCGACGTGTCGGGGCTCCTCGGGGTTCCCGTGGTCGTCACCGAAAAGTGCGATGGCAGCAACCTGACGTACACGCGCCAAAATGTCTTTTCGCGCTCGCACGCCGGGCCGCCTTCGCACAAAAGCTTCGACCTCGCCAAGGCCACGCACGCGCGCCTGCGCCACCTCATTTCCGAGGGGACCTCGATTTTTTGCGAGTACTGCTACGCGGTGCACTCGATACCGTACGAGGCGCTCCCGGACTACTCCCTCGTGTTCGGCGTGCGCGACGACGAAGGCGAGCGATGGTGGGAATGGGATAGGGTCGCCGCGCAAGCCGCCGATCTCGGCCTCCCCACGGTGCCCGTCCTCTTTCGCGGCGTCCTCGCGAAGGAGCGGGATCTTCAGGAGCTGACCGAGGAGCTCTCCGCCGAGCCCTCCGTCTTCGGCGGCACCCGCGAAGGCATCGTCGTGCGGCGCGCGGCGTCGTTCTCCAGCGCCGAGTTTTCGAAGAGCCTCGCCAAGTGGGTCCGCAAGGATCACGTGACCACCGATGAGCACTGGATGCACCAGAACATCACGCCGCAGCGTCTTCGCGCAGGGCCCGGCGGCTCGGCGTAG
- a CDS encoding FAD-binding oxidoreductase, with product MSDRTSPPADREPPNPHRSEPASDSAWSELERLFPGIVTRDPGELAAFGLDYTRVYAPNASALALPRTTEDVASILAFCNQRRLPVVPSGGRTGLAGGAVAANGELVLSLTRMRRMDPVDTVGNTVRVQAGAVTAAVHEHCEPHGLTWPVDFSSKGSSQVGGNIATNAGGVKVIRYGLTRQWVLGLQVVLADGRVLELGGALEKNNTGADLRQLFIGSEGTLGVITEATLKLSRRPGKLDVFLFAVNDLADVLRLFREVKQTPYLISAYEFFTLSCLQRLMRHRAVRAPFASPSPFYVLLELEGAPSTEALEPWLTSLFERQLVQDGTLAQHSSDAAALWELREGIGESLSATGLPHKNDIALPIAELESFCAEFEQVFSTRYPGLEICLFGHIGDGNLHINVMKPDAMPKEEFLRQAKDRDLDLFALVRAHRGSISAEHGIGLLKRNYLHFTRSKDEIALLHALKQAFDPHGILNPGKVLL from the coding sequence ATGTCCGATCGCACCTCCCCGCCCGCGGACCGCGAGCCCCCGAATCCCCACAGATCCGAACCCGCCTCCGACTCTGCCTGGAGCGAACTCGAGCGACTTTTCCCGGGCATCGTCACCCGCGATCCGGGCGAGCTCGCGGCCTTCGGGCTCGATTACACCCGCGTTTACGCGCCCAACGCGTCGGCCTTGGCCCTTCCGCGCACCACGGAGGACGTCGCGTCAATCCTTGCATTCTGCAATCAACGCCGCCTCCCGGTGGTCCCCTCGGGCGGCCGCACGGGCCTCGCAGGCGGCGCCGTCGCCGCGAACGGCGAGCTCGTTCTCTCCCTGACCCGCATGCGCCGCATGGATCCCGTCGACACCGTGGGCAACACGGTCCGCGTTCAAGCCGGCGCGGTCACGGCCGCCGTGCACGAGCACTGTGAGCCGCACGGCCTCACGTGGCCCGTCGATTTCTCGTCCAAGGGCTCGAGCCAAGTGGGCGGAAACATCGCCACCAACGCGGGCGGCGTCAAAGTGATCCGCTATGGCCTGACCCGCCAATGGGTGCTCGGGCTCCAGGTGGTGCTGGCCGACGGGCGCGTGCTGGAGCTGGGCGGCGCGCTCGAAAAGAACAACACCGGGGCCGATCTGCGGCAGCTCTTCATCGGCAGCGAGGGGACCTTGGGCGTCATCACCGAGGCGACCTTGAAGCTCTCGCGCCGGCCGGGAAAGCTCGATGTGTTCCTCTTTGCCGTGAACGATCTCGCCGATGTTTTGCGCCTCTTCCGCGAGGTCAAGCAAACGCCCTATCTCATTTCGGCCTACGAGTTCTTCACCCTCTCCTGCTTGCAGCGCCTGATGCGCCACCGCGCCGTGCGGGCCCCCTTCGCGTCGCCCAGCCCCTTTTACGTGCTGCTCGAGCTCGAGGGCGCGCCGAGCACCGAGGCCTTGGAGCCTTGGCTCACCTCCCTCTTCGAACGGCAGCTGGTTCAAGACGGCACCTTGGCGCAGCACTCGTCCGACGCCGCCGCGCTGTGGGAGCTGCGCGAAGGCATCGGCGAGAGCCTCTCGGCCACCGGGCTGCCGCACAAGAACGATATCGCCCTGCCCATCGCGGAGCTGGAGTCCTTTTGCGCGGAGTTCGAGCAGGTCTTTTCGACCCGCTACCCTGGATTGGAGATTTGCCTCTTCGGCCACATCGGCGACGGCAACCTGCACATCAACGTGATGAAGCCCGACGCGATGCCAAAAGAGGAGTTTCTACGGCAGGCCAAGGACCGCGATCTCGATTTGTTCGCCCTCGTGCGCGCGCACCGCGGGAGCATCTCCGCGGAGCACGGCATCGGGTTGCTGAAACGCAATTATTTGCACTTTACACGTTCCAAGGACGAGATCGCGCTCTTGCATGCGCTCAAGCAGGCGTTCGATCCCCATGGGATTTTGAACCCCGGCAAAGTGCTCCTGTAG
- a CDS encoding OsmC family protein, with product MAIAPERSRKLRHQVCARAMSGCVLPGHPGRCALALGRPIAAPYIRRMRPVNVFGDSAKFRQNIEIGPHLLHADEPTELGGEDAGPEPHEFLLAALGACTSMTVKMYAERKNVPLRNIRVELRGDKTADGFIIHRELFLDGDLSEAERTRLLEIAEKCPVHKTLSGTIRISSKLG from the coding sequence GTGGCCATCGCGCCAGAGAGAAGCCGCAAGCTACGTCATCAGGTGTGCGCGCGTGCGATGAGCGGTTGTGTTCTGCCGGGTCACCCGGGCAGATGCGCTCTGGCTCTTGGACGGCCGATTGCGGCCCCCTATATTCGGCGTATGCGTCCTGTGAACGTCTTCGGCGATTCGGCGAAGTTCCGACAGAACATCGAAATCGGCCCGCACCTCCTTCATGCCGACGAACCGACCGAACTCGGTGGAGAGGACGCCGGCCCCGAGCCGCACGAGTTCCTCCTCGCCGCGCTCGGTGCCTGCACCTCCATGACCGTCAAAATGTACGCCGAGCGCAAAAACGTGCCCCTGCGCAACATCCGGGTCGAGCTGCGCGGCGACAAAACCGCCGACGGTTTCATCATCCACCGCGAGCTTTTCCTCGACGGCGACTTGAGCGAAGCCGAACGCACCCGCCTCCTCGAAATCGCCGAAAAGTGCCCCGTGCACAAAACCCTGAGCGGCACCATTCGCATCAGCAGCAAACTGGGTTAG
- the serC gene encoding 3-phosphoserine/phosphohydroxythreonine transaminase, with product MERVINFNAGPAALPLAALERARDELLDFAGTGMSVMEHSHRGKDYERVHDEAIALLREIAGIGDDTEVLFVQGGATQQFAQIPLNFLPDGGSADYIVHGAWGEKALSEAQAATKWSGGKVRVAATTVHDKQYTRVPAEAEIARDPQAAYLHVTSNETIHGVQFHELPKADAVPLVCDMSSDFLWRKTDFSPFSFVYAGAQKNVGPSGIVIVLAKKDFIARGRKDLPKIFQYRTVAENNSLYNTPPTFAIYLIRNVLDWIKKGGGLARIEEQNRQKAALIYGAIDANASFYVSPVEKASRSTMNVVFRLPSEELEARFLAEAKKLKMVGLKGHRSVGGIRASLYNAVSLEWTKTLVDFMRDFAKKA from the coding sequence ATGGAACGTGTCATCAACTTCAATGCCGGTCCCGCTGCCCTTCCGCTCGCCGCGCTCGAACGCGCCCGCGACGAGCTACTCGACTTTGCCGGCACCGGCATGAGCGTCATGGAGCATAGCCACCGCGGCAAAGACTACGAGCGCGTTCACGACGAGGCGATCGCCCTGCTTCGCGAGATTGCCGGTATCGGCGACGACACCGAGGTTCTCTTCGTGCAAGGCGGCGCCACGCAGCAGTTCGCGCAGATCCCGCTCAATTTCCTGCCGGACGGTGGGTCCGCCGACTACATCGTTCATGGCGCGTGGGGTGAAAAGGCGCTGTCCGAGGCGCAAGCCGCCACCAAATGGTCCGGCGGGAAGGTGCGCGTGGCCGCCACCACCGTGCACGATAAACAATATACGCGCGTGCCGGCCGAGGCCGAGATTGCGCGCGATCCCCAGGCCGCGTACCTGCACGTGACCAGCAACGAGACCATCCACGGCGTGCAGTTCCACGAGCTCCCCAAGGCGGACGCGGTGCCGTTGGTCTGCGACATGTCCAGCGACTTCCTCTGGCGCAAGACGGACTTTTCGCCGTTCTCGTTCGTCTACGCGGGGGCGCAGAAGAACGTGGGGCCGTCGGGGATCGTGATCGTGCTCGCGAAGAAGGACTTCATCGCGCGGGGGCGCAAAGACCTGCCGAAGATCTTTCAATATCGGACGGTGGCCGAGAACAACTCGCTCTACAATACGCCGCCGACATTTGCGATTTACCTGATTCGCAATGTGCTCGACTGGATCAAGAAGGGCGGGGGCCTCGCGCGCATCGAAGAACAGAACCGGCAAAAGGCGGCGCTGATCTACGGGGCCATCGACGCGAACGCATCGTTCTACGTGTCGCCCGTGGAGAAGGCGAGCCGCTCGACCATGAATGTCGTCTTCCGGCTGCCGTCGGAGGAGCTGGAGGCGCGGTTCCTCGCCGAGGCCAAGAAGCTGAAGATGGTGGGCCTCAAGGGCCACCGCTCCGTTGGCGGGATCCGTGCTTCGCTCTACAACGCGGTCAGCCTCGAGTGGACCAAGACCTTGGTCGACTTCATGCGCGACTTCGCGAAGAAGGCATAA
- a CDS encoding AAA family ATPase, which yields MVAPARIDLPEAPDYRVPWDALQVFPWLRALEACPQDPIHHAEGNVWIHTRMVLETLAAMPAWRNLPDPQRRAVYLACLLHDVAKPATTRTEDDGRITAKGHSRRGELMARRILWELGEPFAIRELVCGLIRHHQVPFFLIERDDARRLAAEISLVAQCHLLALVAEADIRGRICRDLQRIVDNIDLYREYCRDEGCLDSPRAFASPHTRYTFFHSEGRHPDIEAWDDTKVSVVVMSGLPGSGKDTYVRTHFADWPVVSLDGLRDELDIDPTDNQGQVIQAARERAKEHLRRGERFVWNATNISRRFRAPLLSLLADYHARITVVYIEAPNDVLWSQNRAREAAVPDKNIHAMLDRWEVPDMTEAHEVRYVVAR from the coding sequence ATGGTCGCACCCGCACGCATCGATCTGCCCGAGGCGCCCGACTACCGCGTGCCCTGGGACGCGCTGCAGGTTTTCCCCTGGCTGCGCGCGCTCGAAGCCTGCCCGCAAGATCCGATTCACCACGCGGAGGGCAACGTATGGATCCACACGCGCATGGTGCTCGAAACCTTGGCGGCCATGCCCGCATGGCGCAACCTCCCCGATCCCCAGAGGCGCGCCGTGTACCTTGCCTGCCTCTTGCACGACGTGGCCAAGCCCGCGACCACACGCACCGAGGACGATGGCCGGATCACGGCCAAGGGCCACTCCCGCCGCGGCGAGCTCATGGCGCGCCGGATCCTGTGGGAGCTCGGCGAGCCCTTTGCGATCCGCGAGCTGGTGTGCGGCCTCATCCGGCACCACCAAGTTCCGTTTTTTCTCATCGAGCGCGACGACGCCCGGCGCCTGGCGGCCGAGATCAGCCTGGTGGCACAATGCCATTTGCTCGCGCTGGTGGCCGAAGCCGATATCCGCGGCCGCATCTGCCGCGATTTGCAGCGCATCGTGGACAACATCGACCTTTACCGCGAGTACTGCCGCGACGAAGGCTGCCTCGATTCGCCGCGCGCATTTGCATCGCCGCACACCCGCTACACCTTCTTTCACTCCGAGGGCCGGCACCCCGACATCGAGGCGTGGGACGACACCAAAGTCTCCGTGGTGGTCATGTCCGGACTTCCAGGCTCGGGCAAAGACACCTACGTGCGAACGCATTTCGCCGATTGGCCGGTCGTCTCCTTGGATGGCCTGCGGGACGAGCTCGACATCGATCCCACCGACAATCAGGGCCAGGTCATTCAAGCCGCGCGCGAGCGGGCCAAAGAACACCTGCGCCGCGGCGAGCGCTTCGTATGGAACGCGACCAACATCTCACGCCGCTTTCGCGCGCCACTCCTGTCGCTTTTGGCCGACTATCACGCGCGCATCACCGTCGTGTACATCGAGGCGCCCAATGACGTGCTTTGGTCGCAGAATCGCGCGCGCGAGGCCGCCGTTCCCGATAAGAACATCCACGCCATGTTGGACCGCTGGGAGGTACCGGACATGACGGAGGCGCACGAAGTACGCTACGTCGTCGCGCGATGA
- the serA gene encoding phosphoglycerate dehydrogenase, translated as MIAKRPFPGSATAKPALRVLLCENIHPSANEAFSAADLHIETLSYAPKEEELRERLRDIDVLGIRSKTLVRASTLEHAHRLLSIGCFCIGTNQVDIHGANMRGVPVFNAPFSNTRSVAEMILAEVVMLARQLGDRSREVHDGQWRKVATGCYEVRGKTLGIVGYGHIGTQVGILAEAFGMRVLYFDIATKLPIGNARSVASLGELLANSDFVTLHVPATRETSRMIGSAELSVMKKGGYLLNASRGQVVDIDALATAIRSKHLGGAAVDVYPEEPESNGDQFASELRNLPNVILTPHVGGSTEEAQESIGREVSIALTKFVVAGTTAGAVNFPAVELPQVGGTHRVLNVHRNVPGVLRDINRIVSDRNANIHSQVLATDANIGYLIMDLDQDVSADVCSDIAALSTNIRTRISN; from the coding sequence TTGATCGCCAAACGCCCGTTCCCTGGCTCGGCCACGGCAAAGCCGGCCCTCCGCGTCCTCCTCTGCGAGAACATCCACCCCAGCGCGAACGAGGCGTTCTCCGCCGCCGACCTGCACATCGAGACCCTGTCCTACGCCCCGAAGGAAGAAGAGCTTCGCGAGCGTCTGCGTGACATCGACGTCCTCGGCATCCGAAGCAAAACCCTGGTGCGCGCCTCCACCCTCGAGCATGCGCACCGTCTTTTGTCCATCGGGTGCTTCTGCATCGGCACCAACCAAGTCGACATCCACGGCGCCAATATGCGCGGGGTCCCCGTCTTCAACGCCCCCTTCAGCAACACCCGAAGCGTGGCGGAGATGATTTTGGCCGAGGTGGTCATGCTCGCGCGCCAGCTCGGGGATCGTTCGCGCGAGGTGCACGACGGCCAATGGCGCAAGGTGGCCACCGGCTGCTACGAGGTGCGCGGCAAGACCTTGGGCATCGTGGGCTACGGCCACATCGGCACCCAAGTGGGCATTCTGGCCGAAGCCTTTGGCATGAGGGTCCTCTATTTCGATATCGCGACCAAGCTCCCCATCGGCAACGCGCGCTCCGTGGCCTCGCTCGGCGAGCTCCTCGCCAACTCCGACTTCGTCACCCTGCACGTCCCCGCCACCCGCGAGACCAGCCGCATGATCGGCTCCGCGGAGCTGTCGGTCATGAAGAAGGGCGGCTACCTCCTCAACGCGAGCCGCGGCCAAGTCGTCGACATCGACGCCCTCGCCACCGCCATTCGCTCCAAGCACCTGGGCGGCGCCGCCGTCGACGTCTACCCCGAGGAGCCCGAGTCCAACGGCGATCAGTTCGCGAGCGAGCTGCGCAACCTGCCCAATGTCATCCTGACCCCCCACGTGGGCGGATCGACCGAAGAGGCGCAAGAGTCCATCGGCCGCGAGGTCTCCATCGCGCTGACCAAATTCGTCGTGGCCGGCACCACCGCGGGCGCCGTGAATTTCCCCGCCGTGGAGCTGCCGCAGGTCGGCGGCACGCACCGCGTGCTCAACGTGCACCGCAATGTCCCCGGCGTTCTCCGCGACATCAACCGCATCGTGTCCGACCGCAACGCGAACATCCACAGCCAGGTGCTCGCGACCGACGCGAACATCGGTTACCTGATCATGGACTTGGACCAAGACGTTTCGGCCGACGTGTGCAGCGACATCGCCGCCCTGTCGACCAACATCCGGACGCGCATCAGCAATTAG
- a CDS encoding LysE family translocator gives MQLLPDSRDLALFISAALVLFVIPGPAVLYTVTRSVDQGRGAGVASAAGVATGSLAHVLAAAVGLSALLVSSAAAFSIVKYVGAAYLIYLGIKKFREGPVAADDVKRAAPVPLREVYAQGVLVGVLNPKTALFFFAFLPQFVDPARGHVALQFSALGVLFAVMGFASDSIWALMAGSAARWLRGNAGFLRRQHYVAGTVYVGLGLATAVSGAKHK, from the coding sequence ATGCAACTCCTCCCCGATTCGCGCGATCTCGCCCTTTTCATTTCGGCTGCCCTGGTGCTCTTCGTGATCCCAGGTCCCGCCGTGCTGTACACCGTTACACGAAGCGTCGATCAAGGACGCGGCGCGGGGGTGGCGTCGGCTGCCGGGGTGGCGACGGGGAGCCTCGCGCACGTGCTCGCGGCCGCGGTGGGGCTCTCGGCGCTGCTCGTGTCGTCGGCTGCGGCCTTCTCTATTGTTAAGTACGTGGGCGCTGCGTATCTCATTTATCTGGGGATCAAAAAATTTCGTGAGGGCCCGGTGGCGGCCGACGACGTAAAGCGTGCGGCGCCTGTTCCGCTTCGTGAGGTGTACGCGCAGGGGGTGCTGGTTGGCGTCTTGAATCCAAAAACGGCGCTGTTCTTCTTTGCGTTCCTTCCGCAGTTCGTCGATCCGGCGCGCGGACATGTGGCCTTGCAGTTCTCTGCCTTGGGGGTGCTCTTCGCGGTGATGGGATTTGCGAGCGACTCGATTTGGGCCCTCATGGCAGGATCGGCCGCGCGCTGGCTCCGTGGCAATGCCGGCTTCTTACGCCGTCAGCATTATGTGGCGGGGACGGTGTATGTCGGGTTGGGGCTCGCTACCGCCGTGAGCGGGGCAAAGCACAAATAG